The Saprospiraceae bacterium genome includes a window with the following:
- a CDS encoding M42 family metallopeptidase: MNIINKKSEEFLYKYLNNASPTGYEAEGQKIWLEYLKPYVDEWHLDNYGTAYGIINPGQEFKVVIEAHADEISWFVNHIADNGFIQVIRNGGSDHIIAPSMRVNIHTENGFVPGVFGWPAIHTRKGKDENMSPTMENIFIDVGAKDKEEVEKLGIHVGSVITFMDDLMQLNNQYYVGRALDNRMGGFCIAEVARLIKEKKKKLPFSLYVVNAVQEEIGLRGAEMIANTIKPNVAIITDVCHDTGTPLVNPKIQGDIKCGKGPCLTYAPAVHNKLLKLIMDVAKKEKIDFQRSASSRSTGTDTDAFAYSNGGVPSVLISLPLRYMHTTVEMAHKDDIENVVRLIYHSLLNIENGHNFKYF, from the coding sequence ATGAATATAATTAATAAAAAATCAGAAGAATTTCTTTACAAATATCTCAATAATGCATCTCCTACCGGTTACGAAGCTGAAGGTCAGAAAATATGGCTGGAATATTTAAAGCCATATGTAGATGAATGGCATTTGGATAATTATGGCACTGCTTATGGTATTATCAATCCGGGTCAGGAATTTAAAGTAGTCATAGAAGCCCATGCAGATGAAATTTCGTGGTTTGTTAATCATATTGCGGACAATGGATTTATTCAGGTGATACGTAATGGAGGATCAGACCACATCATTGCGCCTTCAATGAGAGTGAATATTCATACTGAAAATGGTTTTGTTCCCGGCGTTTTCGGGTGGCCGGCAATCCATACCCGAAAAGGGAAAGACGAGAATATGTCGCCTACCATGGAAAACATATTTATAGATGTGGGAGCAAAAGATAAGGAAGAAGTTGAAAAACTGGGAATTCATGTAGGGTCTGTCATCACTTTCATGGACGATTTAATGCAGTTGAATAATCAGTATTATGTCGGACGGGCTTTGGATAACCGTATGGGAGGATTTTGTATAGCAGAGGTTGCGAGATTAATCAAGGAAAAAAAGAAGAAACTACCTTTCTCGCTATACGTTGTCAACGCAGTCCAGGAAGAAATCGGATTAAGAGGTGCAGAAATGATCGCTAATACTATAAAACCCAATGTTGCCATTATTACAGATGTTTGTCACGATACAGGGACGCCACTTGTCAACCCAAAGATTCAGGGAGATATAAAATGCGGAAAAGGTCCTTGTCTCACTTACGCACCTGCGGTACATAATAAATTATTGAAGTTAATTATGGATGTGGCAAAGAAAGAAAAAATAGACTTTCAGCGCTCAGCATCGAGCAGAAGCACCGGCACAGACACGGATGCTTTTGCATACAGTAATGGAGGTGTCCCTTCGGTTTTGATATCGCTTCCACTCAGATATATGCATACTACCGTTGAAATGGCTCATAAAGATGATATTGAAAATGTGGTAAGACTGATATATCATTCTTTATTGAATATCGAAAATGGCCACAACTTCAAATATTTTTGA
- a CDS encoding T9SS type A sorting domain-containing protein yields the protein MQRFISLWLSLGFILVCTFKLFCQVYVPGETYNGSKKYITYYAGNMPLVLTVSHGGNLRPTDIPDRNCSNCVNVSDAFTMELTMEIAQQITLLTGCFPHVVINNLHRIKLDANRDLEEAANGNADAAQAWIEFHQYIAASKSAINQQFSKGLLLDIHGHGHTLQRLELGYLLYEDELAFSDEKLNSAQYVGYSSIKNLALNNILNQTHAQLLKGSESLGAFFENVNHPSVPSDRNPYPKPGEPYFSGGYNISRHGSSSHGTIDGIQIECHQQVRFNPITRRNFAIDFVDVIINFLSTHYFEESNTILYCDVLTDNIKLVSWRIHPNPAMNFIDLGEEFDFNFDRIQFSDATGNRINVRNERYLDISSLTPGVYFIHMIKNGTINSTKFIKL from the coding sequence ATGCAAAGGTTTATTTCTCTATGGTTGTCTTTAGGCTTTATTTTAGTTTGTACTTTTAAATTATTTTGCCAGGTTTATGTGCCCGGAGAAACCTATAATGGTTCAAAAAAGTATATCACTTATTACGCCGGAAATATGCCGCTGGTATTAACTGTATCTCATGGCGGAAATCTTAGACCCACTGACATTCCTGATCGGAATTGTAGTAATTGTGTGAATGTTTCAGATGCTTTCACGATGGAACTAACGATGGAAATAGCCCAACAAATCACTTTATTAACAGGTTGTTTTCCGCATGTAGTGATTAATAACCTGCACAGAATTAAATTGGACGCCAACCGGGATCTTGAAGAAGCGGCTAATGGAAATGCGGATGCGGCTCAGGCATGGATAGAATTTCATCAGTATATAGCAGCTTCCAAGAGTGCCATAAATCAACAATTTTCTAAAGGACTACTATTGGATATACACGGCCATGGGCACACTTTACAAAGATTGGAATTAGGGTACTTACTGTATGAAGACGAGCTGGCTTTTTCAGACGAAAAATTGAATTCAGCGCAGTATGTAGGATATAGTAGTATAAAAAATCTGGCTTTAAATAATATTCTGAATCAAACACACGCACAATTATTAAAGGGATCGGAAAGTTTGGGGGCTTTTTTTGAAAATGTAAATCATCCTTCTGTTCCCTCTGATAGAAACCCTTATCCCAAACCTGGCGAACCTTATTTCAGCGGTGGGTATAATATTTCAAGGCATGGATCTTCATCTCATGGTACAATTGATGGAATTCAGATTGAATGCCATCAACAAGTCAGGTTTAATCCAATTACACGGAGAAATTTTGCAATTGATTTTGTTGATGTGATTATTAATTTTCTATCAACGCACTATTTCGAAGAAAGCAATACCATATTATATTGTGATGTGCTGACGGATAATATAAAATTAGTTTCATGGAGAATACATCCCAATCCTGCCATGAATTTTATAGACTTGGGTGAAGAATTTGATTTTAATTTTGACAGAATCCAATTTTCAGATGCAACCGGAAACAGAATAAATGTCCGGAATGAGCGATATCTTGATATTTCTTCTCTTACCCCTGGTGTTTATTTCATACACATGATAAAAAACGGAACAATAAATTCAACAAAATTTATAAAATTGTAA
- a CDS encoding NUDIX domain-containing protein yields MKEKQIYKIYINEVEVILKPSQDITLDDTSGVGNVVIKYTGNKKHLLDYIHVLEKSIKSEKFVIHADDYLKLKSDFKSYFTEIEAGGGLVKNEKGEYLFIFRRGSWDLPKGKIETNETKREATLREIEEETGLKKMVVLQKLMVTRHTYRSNVGKRIIKKSHWYLIEGKKQPLVAQTTEDIEKAEWMSMNKFFSKKREIYPNILDVIRTQYTPDETNKVQIRIK; encoded by the coding sequence ATGAAAGAAAAACAAATATACAAAATCTATATAAACGAAGTAGAAGTGATATTAAAACCTTCTCAGGATATTACATTGGACGATACATCCGGAGTGGGGAATGTGGTTATAAAATATACAGGAAATAAGAAGCATTTATTGGATTATATTCATGTTTTGGAAAAATCTATTAAGTCGGAAAAATTTGTAATTCATGCGGATGATTATCTGAAACTTAAAAGTGATTTTAAATCTTATTTTACAGAAATAGAGGCAGGTGGAGGATTGGTTAAAAATGAGAAGGGTGAATACCTTTTTATTTTCAGAAGAGGATCCTGGGATCTGCCAAAAGGAAAAATTGAAACCAATGAAACCAAACGTGAAGCCACATTGCGAGAAATAGAGGAAGAAACCGGACTTAAAAAGATGGTTGTCCTTCAGAAATTGATGGTTACAAGGCATACATATCGCAGTAATGTAGGAAAACGTATCATCAAAAAATCACACTGGTATCTTATTGAAGGTAAAAAACAGCCTTTAGTAGCTCAGACAACGGAAGATATCGAGAAAGCAGAATGGATGAGTATGAATAAATTTTTCAGCAAAAAGAGAGAAATCTATCCAAATATTCTGGATGTAATTCGGACACAATATACACCGGATGAAACAAATAAGGTTCAGATCAGAATTAAATAG
- a CDS encoding orotate phosphoribosyltransferase: MNRNFNLAEKLLQIKAIKLSPQNPFTWASGIKSPIYCDNRITLSYPDIRKGIKESLSEIQSEFEEYDMISGVATAGIAHGVLLADKLNKPFSYVRASAKGHGRQNQIEGEIKPESRILVIEDLISTGGSSLEAVEVLRNNGHTVVGVLAIFDYGFKKAAQNFMNSSCNYRSLSDYPTLLQEATSTNYITAEEAEILGDWNKDPDGWYQKNFES; this comes from the coding sequence ATGAACCGAAATTTTAATCTTGCTGAAAAGCTGCTGCAAATAAAAGCAATTAAATTAAGTCCGCAAAATCCATTTACCTGGGCATCCGGAATTAAGTCTCCGATTTATTGTGACAATCGCATTACATTGTCTTATCCGGACATCAGAAAGGGGATCAAAGAATCTCTCTCTGAAATCCAATCAGAATTTGAAGAGTATGATATGATTTCAGGTGTGGCAACTGCGGGCATTGCACATGGCGTTCTACTTGCTGATAAGTTAAACAAACCCTTTTCGTATGTCAGGGCAAGTGCAAAAGGACATGGCAGACAAAATCAAATTGAAGGAGAGATAAAACCTGAGTCCAGAATCCTGGTCATTGAAGACCTTATTTCTACCGGAGGAAGTTCTCTGGAAGCGGTGGAAGTATTGAGAAACAATGGTCACACGGTAGTTGGCGTATTGGCAATATTTGACTATGGTTTTAAAAAAGCTGCTCAAAATTTTATGAATTCTTCCTGCAATTATCGTTCTTTGTCCGATTATCCAACTTTGCTTCAGGAAGCGACTTCAACTAATTACATTACTGCTGAAGAAGCTGAAATTCTGGGAGATTGGAATAAAGATCCGGATGGGTGGTATCAAAAGAATTTCGAAAGCTGA
- the gyrA gene encoding DNA gyrase subunit A has protein sequence MSDNQRIIPINIEDEMKSSYIDYSMSVIVSRALPDVRDGLKPVHRRVLYGMSDLGLAFGRSHKKSARIVGEVLGKYHPHGDSSVYDAMVRMAQDWSLRYPLVDGQGNFGSMDGDSPAAMRYTEARLARISDEMLADINKETVDFKLNFDDSLEEPSVLPARIPNLLINGASGIAVGMATNMLPHNLSEVVDGIKATIDNPEITIPELMEYIKAPDFPTGGTIFGYAGVREALETGRGKIIVRGKANIESGPGGKETIIITEIPYQVNKATLVAKIAELVNEDKIEGVTDLRDESDRKGLRIVVEIKRDAMASVVLSKIYKYTPLQTSYGVNNVALVNGRPRTLNLKDLIVEFIKFRIEVIVRRTKYDLRKAEERAHILEGLLIALDNIDEVIRIIRQSKTVEDAKDGLIAAFQFSEIQAKAILEIRLQRLVSLEIEKVREEYNEILAKIAYYKSILESEQLQRDIVKQELDEIKEKYGDARRTDISYSDDEISVEDLIPNEEVVITISHLGYVKRTKTAEFKQQSRGGRGSRGSKTRDADFIEQMFIAHNHNYLLLFTEQGRCFWLRAFEIPEASKTSQGRVIQNLLAIPTDDKVRAYIKIENLNDEEFINNNYIIFCTKQGMIKKTIIEAFSRPRVNGINAITINEGDQLLEAKLTSGNNEIIIANRKGRAIRFNESKVRPMGRSAAGVRSMSLEEKDQVIGMISADPTKMEYSVLVVSQKGNGKRSAIEDYRITNRGGKGVKTMNISDKTGDLIAIKWVSEFDDLMITTADGIIIRTPVADLRLMGRATQGVKVIRIQEKESIADVTVIRRVEQVDEEE, from the coding sequence ATGTCTGATAATCAAAGAATTATTCCAATTAATATTGAAGATGAAATGAAGTCATCCTACATAGATTACTCTATGTCAGTGATTGTTTCAAGAGCTTTACCCGATGTGCGGGATGGACTAAAACCAGTACATAGGAGAGTACTTTATGGAATGTCAGATCTTGGACTTGCATTTGGTCGTTCACATAAAAAATCCGCAAGAATTGTAGGGGAAGTTTTGGGTAAATACCATCCACATGGTGATTCATCGGTTTATGATGCAATGGTTCGTATGGCTCAGGATTGGTCTCTCCGTTATCCACTTGTGGATGGCCAGGGTAACTTTGGGTCTATGGACGGGGATAGTCCGGCTGCAATGCGATATACAGAAGCAAGACTTGCACGTATCAGTGATGAAATGCTCGCTGATATTAATAAAGAGACTGTTGACTTTAAATTGAATTTTGATGATTCTCTGGAAGAACCATCTGTTTTGCCGGCAAGGATACCAAATTTATTGATCAATGGTGCATCCGGAATTGCAGTAGGTATGGCTACAAATATGCTGCCCCACAATCTTTCAGAAGTTGTAGATGGTATTAAAGCAACAATTGATAATCCGGAGATTACAATTCCGGAGCTGATGGAATACATCAAAGCACCTGACTTTCCAACAGGAGGTACAATATTCGGATATGCAGGTGTGAGAGAAGCACTTGAAACAGGTAGAGGTAAAATTATCGTCAGAGGTAAAGCGAATATAGAATCAGGTCCGGGAGGAAAAGAAACCATCATCATTACCGAGATTCCGTATCAGGTTAATAAGGCTACATTAGTTGCAAAAATTGCAGAATTAGTCAATGAAGATAAAATTGAAGGTGTAACGGATCTGCGGGACGAGTCGGATAGAAAAGGCCTCCGGATTGTGGTGGAAATTAAAAGAGACGCTATGGCGAGCGTCGTCTTGAGTAAAATTTACAAATATACACCTTTGCAGACATCATATGGTGTCAACAACGTAGCTCTTGTAAACGGAAGACCCAGGACACTGAATCTGAAGGATTTGATTGTAGAGTTTATCAAATTCAGGATTGAAGTGATAGTCAGAAGAACGAAATACGATCTTCGTAAAGCAGAAGAAAGAGCTCATATTCTGGAAGGCTTGCTTATTGCTCTGGACAATATTGATGAAGTAATCCGAATAATCCGCCAGTCCAAAACCGTAGAAGATGCAAAAGATGGATTGATTGCAGCATTTCAGTTTTCTGAAATTCAGGCCAAAGCCATACTCGAAATCAGATTGCAGAGATTAGTAAGTCTGGAAATTGAAAAAGTAAGAGAAGAGTATAATGAAATTCTGGCAAAAATCGCATACTATAAATCTATTTTGGAAAGTGAGCAATTACAAAGAGATATTGTAAAGCAGGAGCTGGACGAAATAAAAGAAAAATATGGTGATGCAAGAAGGACCGATATCTCATATTCCGATGATGAAATCAGTGTGGAAGATCTGATTCCAAATGAAGAAGTTGTGATTACAATATCTCATTTAGGTTACGTAAAACGTACCAAAACGGCTGAATTCAAACAGCAAAGCAGAGGAGGCAGAGGTTCCAGAGGTAGTAAAACCAGAGATGCTGATTTTATAGAGCAGATGTTTATTGCTCATAATCATAATTATCTGTTGTTGTTTACGGAACAGGGAAGATGCTTTTGGTTGCGTGCATTTGAAATTCCGGAAGCCAGTAAAACTTCTCAGGGTCGTGTGATTCAGAATTTGCTTGCAATCCCTACGGATGATAAAGTGAGAGCATATATAAAAATTGAAAATCTGAATGATGAGGAGTTCATCAATAATAACTACATCATTTTCTGTACAAAACAGGGCATGATTAAAAAGACGATTATTGAAGCATTCTCGCGTCCAAGAGTCAACGGTATTAATGCCATTACTATTAATGAAGGTGATCAGCTACTGGAGGCTAAACTAACTTCGGGTAACAATGAAATAATAATCGCTAACAGAAAAGGTAGAGCCATCCGATTTAATGAATCTAAGGTCAGGCCTATGGGAAGATCAGCAGCTGGTGTCCGGTCTATGAGTCTTGAGGAAAAAGATCAGGTGATCGGGATGATTTCTGCGGATCCGACAAAAATGGAATATTCAGTATTGGTTGTATCCCAAAAAGGAAATGGAAAACGATCCGCTATAGAAGATTACAGAATCACAAATCGAGGTGGAAAAGGAGTGAAAACTATGAACATCAGTGATAAAACAGGTGATCTCATTGCTATTAAATGGGTCAGCGAATTTGACGACTTGATGATTACAACTGCGGATGGAATCATCATCAGAACGCCGGTAGCAGATTTGAGATTGATGGGAAGGGCGACGCAGGGTGTGAAAGTAATCCGAATTCAGGAAAAAGAATCCATTGCCGATGTAACTGTAATCCGGAGGGTAGAGCAAGTAGATGAGGAAGAGTAA